The Nocardia arthritidis genome has a window encoding:
- a CDS encoding RNA polymerase sigma factor: MTERSPGHARRAAEAASRMEWPRLVAGLTRIVGDIDTAEELAQDALVAALEQWPNEGVPPNPGGWLMLTAKHRAIDRLRRRGTLARKLALLGHELLTERRADPELPAGLDPDQAIEDDLLRLVFTACHPALAPPARVALTLRLLGGLTTEEIARAFLVAESTVAQRIVRAKRTIAAKGIPYEVPHGAALTERLDSVLEVVYLIFNEGYSATTGDDWLRVDLCEDALRLARMVAQLLPDEPETHGLAALLELQASRARARNGLGKNLILLDQQDRSRWDRLLIRRGFAALARSHTAARTRGVPPGRYALQAGIAAVHAMAPSAEATDWRRIAGLYAVLAQRFPSPVVELNRAVAVSMVHGPAAGLELVAAAAANGALDGYHLLHAVRGDLLARAGRPREAAAEFIRAAELTANNAERALLLERAAAARRPGGRSAG; this comes from the coding sequence ATGACCGAGCGGTCGCCCGGACATGCGCGGCGCGCCGCCGAGGCGGCATCGCGGATGGAGTGGCCCCGGCTGGTCGCCGGGCTCACCCGGATCGTCGGCGATATCGACACCGCCGAGGAGCTCGCGCAGGACGCCCTGGTCGCCGCCCTCGAGCAGTGGCCGAACGAGGGCGTGCCGCCGAATCCGGGCGGCTGGCTCATGCTCACCGCGAAGCACCGGGCGATCGACCGGCTGCGCAGGCGCGGCACCTTGGCGCGCAAGCTCGCGCTGCTCGGTCACGAACTGCTGACCGAGCGGCGCGCCGACCCGGAGCTGCCCGCCGGACTCGATCCGGATCAGGCCATCGAGGACGATCTGCTGCGGCTTGTGTTCACCGCCTGCCATCCGGCGCTCGCCCCGCCTGCCCGGGTGGCGCTGACGCTGCGGCTGCTCGGCGGCCTGACCACCGAGGAGATCGCCCGCGCCTTCCTGGTGGCGGAATCGACTGTGGCACAACGCATCGTTCGGGCCAAGCGGACCATCGCCGCCAAGGGCATCCCGTACGAGGTGCCGCACGGCGCCGCGCTCACCGAACGCCTCGACTCGGTGCTCGAGGTGGTCTACCTGATCTTCAACGAGGGTTATTCCGCTACGACGGGCGATGATTGGTTGCGCGTCGACCTGTGCGAGGACGCGCTGCGGCTGGCCCGCATGGTGGCACAGTTGCTGCCGGACGAGCCGGAGACGCATGGGCTCGCCGCGCTGCTCGAGCTGCAGGCGTCACGGGCGCGAGCGCGAAACGGGTTGGGCAAGAACCTGATTCTGCTCGATCAGCAGGACCGGTCGCGCTGGGACCGGCTGCTCATCCGGCGCGGTTTCGCCGCGCTGGCCCGCTCCCATACCGCCGCGCGCACCCGTGGCGTGCCCCCGGGACGGTACGCGCTGCAGGCCGGCATCGCCGCCGTGCACGCCATGGCGCCGAGCGCGGAGGCGACCGACTGGCGGCGCATCGCCGGACTGTATGCCGTTCTCGCACAACGTTTTCCGTCGCCGGTCGTGGAGCTGAACCGGGCGGTCGCGGTGAGCATGGTGCACGGACCGGCCGCCGGCCTCGAGCTGGTGGCGGCCGCCGCGGCGAACGGCGCGCTGGACGGCTACCACCTGCTGCACGCGGTGCGCGGCGACCTGCTCGCCCGGGCCGGACGGCCGCGCGAGGCCGCGGCGGAATTCATTCGCGCCGCGGAACTCACCGCCAACAATGCCGAGCGGGCGCTGCTGCTGGAGCGGGCCGCCGCCGCTAGACGACCGGGTGGTCGGTCGGCAGGTTGA
- a CDS encoding YciI family protein codes for MRYLMLIKLDPTTAPEPDEKLIAEVTRVLEEMTKAGVLLDTAGLRPIEEAVRIEQSGGKQTVLDGPFTESKEIIGGYSLLQVKSKEEAVEWSSRFLDIHGPEWTVAVEIRQVDEQG; via the coding sequence ATGCGCTACCTGATGCTGATCAAGCTCGACCCGACCACCGCGCCCGAACCGGACGAGAAGCTGATCGCCGAGGTCACCCGGGTGCTCGAGGAGATGACCAAGGCGGGAGTGCTGCTCGACACGGCCGGACTGCGCCCGATCGAAGAGGCCGTCCGGATCGAGCAATCCGGCGGCAAACAGACGGTGCTCGACGGCCCGTTCACCGAATCCAAGGAGATCATCGGCGGCTACAGCCTGCTGCAGGTCAAATCCAAGGAGGAGGCGGTCGAGTGGTCCTCGCGCTTCCTCGACATCCACGGACCGGAATGGACCGTCGCGGTGGAAATCCGCCAGGTGGACGAGCAGGGCTGA
- a CDS encoding dihydrodipicolinate synthase family protein, whose translation MTMLSGVVAYPVTPFTESGAVAENVLRHLLDRLIDAGVDAIAPLGSTGESAYLDDQEWRRVAAICVEQVAGRVPIVVGASELSTAATVERARLAERLGASALMVLPIAYWKLTEPELRQHFSAVAGAVSLPVMAYNNPATSGIDMSPEFLVELVEQVDNITMIKESSGDIARMYRIAELGGGAVAFFNGSNRLVQQAFQAGAAGWCTAAPGLAPEAVVRLWRLFRSGDAGAAELFERLHPLFAAMSRGGLPRTVKAGLRELGIDAGDPRPPLLPLAADARRELAQLLAVAN comes from the coding sequence ATGACCATGTTGTCCGGCGTTGTCGCCTACCCGGTAACACCTTTCACCGAATCCGGCGCCGTCGCCGAGAACGTGCTGCGTCACCTGCTCGACCGCCTGATCGACGCCGGGGTCGACGCGATCGCGCCGCTCGGCAGCACCGGTGAAAGCGCCTACCTGGACGATCAGGAGTGGCGCCGGGTCGCCGCGATCTGCGTCGAGCAGGTGGCGGGCCGGGTGCCGATCGTGGTCGGCGCGTCCGAGCTGAGCACCGCCGCCACCGTCGAACGCGCCCGGCTGGCCGAGCGGCTGGGCGCCAGCGCGCTCATGGTGTTGCCGATCGCCTACTGGAAGCTGACCGAACCCGAACTGCGCCAGCATTTTTCGGCGGTCGCCGGGGCGGTGTCGCTGCCGGTGATGGCATACAACAATCCGGCGACCTCCGGCATCGATATGTCGCCGGAATTCCTGGTCGAGCTGGTCGAGCAGGTGGACAACATCACCATGATCAAGGAATCCAGCGGCGATATCGCGCGGATGTACCGCATCGCCGAGCTCGGCGGCGGCGCGGTGGCGTTCTTCAACGGCAGCAATCGGCTGGTGCAGCAGGCCTTTCAGGCCGGTGCGGCCGGATGGTGCACGGCCGCACCGGGTTTGGCGCCGGAGGCGGTGGTGCGGCTGTGGCGGCTGTTCCGCTCGGGCGATGCCGGGGCCGCCGAACTCTTCGAGCGGTTGCATCCGCTCTTCGCGGCCATGTCGCGGGGCGGGCTGCCCCGCACGGTGAAGGCCGGACTGCGCGAGCTCGGCATCGATGCGGGCGACCCGCGGCCACCGCTGCTGCCGCTGGCGGCCGACGCCCGGCGCGAGCTCGCCCAGTTGCTCGCGGTGGCGAATTGA
- a CDS encoding LLM class F420-dependent oxidoreductase, with protein sequence MDLRIFTEPQQGASYETLLSVAKAAEEFEFDAFFRSDHYLAMGGVDGLPGPTDAWITLAGLARETKRIRLGTLVTAATFRLPGPLAIQVAQVDQMSGGRVEFGLGSGWFAEEHTAYGIPFPDDKFARFEEQLAIITGLWATKEGDKFNFDGKHYQLTDSPALPKPAQERIPVVIGGTGAVRTPRLAARYASEFNVPFASVEDSAQRFDQVRAAVAKAGRPADDMIYSNALVVCVGANDAEVARRAAAIGREVDELKTNGLAGSPAEVVDKIGRYAEAGSARIYLQVLDLTDLAHLELVASQVQSQL encoded by the coding sequence ATGGATTTGCGCATCTTCACCGAACCACAGCAGGGCGCGAGCTACGAGACGTTGCTGAGCGTGGCCAAGGCGGCCGAGGAATTCGAGTTCGACGCGTTCTTCCGGTCCGACCACTACCTGGCGATGGGCGGCGTCGACGGGCTGCCCGGCCCCACCGACGCCTGGATCACGCTGGCCGGCCTGGCCAGGGAGACGAAACGGATCCGGCTGGGCACGCTGGTCACCGCCGCCACCTTCCGGCTGCCGGGCCCGCTGGCCATCCAGGTCGCGCAGGTGGACCAGATGTCCGGTGGCCGTGTGGAATTCGGCCTCGGCAGCGGCTGGTTCGCCGAGGAGCACACGGCATACGGCATCCCGTTCCCGGATGACAAATTCGCCAGGTTCGAGGAGCAGCTGGCCATCATCACCGGACTGTGGGCGACCAAGGAGGGCGACAAGTTCAACTTCGACGGCAAGCACTACCAGCTCACCGATTCGCCCGCGCTGCCCAAACCCGCGCAGGAGCGCATTCCGGTGGTGATCGGCGGCACCGGTGCGGTGCGCACGCCCCGGCTCGCGGCGCGGTACGCCAGTGAATTCAATGTGCCGTTCGCCTCGGTCGAGGACAGCGCGCAGCGGTTCGACCAGGTGCGCGCCGCGGTGGCGAAGGCGGGCCGCCCCGCCGACGACATGATCTACTCGAACGCCCTCGTCGTCTGCGTCGGTGCGAACGACGCCGAGGTGGCGCGCCGCGCGGCCGCCATCGGGCGCGAGGTCGACGAGCTGAAGACCAACGGCCTGGCCGGATCCCCGGCCGAGGTGGTGGACAAGATCGGCCGCTACGCCGAGGCCGGATCCGCCCGCATCTATCTCCAGGTGCTCGATCTCACCGACCTGGCTCATCTGGAACTCGTTGCGAGCCAGGTGCAATCGCAGCTGTGA
- a CDS encoding glycoside hydrolase family 76 protein: MIGSKRWGAVGVVLALALTTYLVLRPDSARELAERLVGCVRGPCDGDDPATVGGTRTVDPRVRVWSRTITLRTADGGASARIENGQPGDTVWLDRGGPERIEDGNLGATSISAPDTAQHTGYYRYAGSALRACGRAGDRPEIRCTRWTAAGDPPPDRDMRAVDRLLERYDHRAGLWENDASTWQSANALTAVLGYVRRTGDRQYLAYLDETYRHGDVARIGIPRRTGYNDDELWWALAWIQGFDLTRDPRYLTAARTIVDGLDDQRTTFCGGGLAWARIGIDPDQRPWEQVNTITNALYLTATARLSTRVDQPDRARYLAGATAAWSWFETAPGRALLDPSGLVDDHLLRSGDTCVLDDENRRWTYDQGMLIDGLVALYQATGNDAPRAAADRIAAAATRDGSPFIRDGILVEAAATDCPGTGCRDVETFKGVFVRAYRDLLDTGRSTAATAEFLTRQADSLRDRGDEYGFRWRGPVAEDDRPNFATQAAAVDALTAAIAPGSQRVPDEPGR; this comes from the coding sequence GTGATCGGAAGTAAGCGGTGGGGCGCCGTCGGCGTCGTGCTCGCGCTGGCACTGACGACCTACCTTGTGCTGCGGCCGGATTCGGCGCGCGAGCTGGCCGAACGTCTGGTGGGCTGTGTGCGCGGACCCTGCGACGGCGACGATCCCGCGACCGTCGGCGGAACGCGAACCGTCGACCCGCGGGTCCGGGTGTGGTCGCGCACCATCACGCTGCGCACGGCCGACGGCGGTGCGTCGGCGCGCATCGAGAACGGGCAGCCCGGCGATACGGTGTGGCTCGATCGCGGCGGCCCGGAGCGCATCGAGGACGGAAACCTCGGCGCCACAAGCATTTCCGCACCGGACACCGCACAACACACCGGGTACTACCGGTACGCGGGCAGTGCGCTGCGCGCCTGCGGCCGCGCGGGCGACCGGCCGGAGATCCGCTGCACCCGGTGGACCGCGGCGGGCGATCCACCGCCCGATCGGGATATGCGCGCCGTCGACCGGCTGCTGGAGCGCTACGACCACCGGGCCGGGCTCTGGGAGAACGACGCCAGCACCTGGCAGAGCGCGAACGCGCTCACCGCCGTGCTCGGCTACGTGCGCCGCACCGGTGACCGCCAATACCTCGCCTACCTCGACGAGACCTACCGGCACGGCGACGTCGCCCGCATCGGCATCCCCCGCAGGACCGGCTACAACGACGACGAACTGTGGTGGGCCCTGGCCTGGATCCAGGGCTTCGATCTCACCCGCGACCCGCGCTACCTAACTGCCGCGCGGACGATCGTCGACGGTCTCGACGACCAGCGGACCACCTTCTGCGGCGGCGGATTGGCTTGGGCGCGTATCGGAATCGATCCGGACCAGCGCCCGTGGGAGCAGGTGAATACGATCACCAACGCGCTGTACCTGACCGCGACCGCGCGGCTGAGCACCCGCGTCGATCAGCCGGACCGCGCGCGGTATCTGGCCGGGGCCACCGCGGCGTGGAGCTGGTTCGAAACCGCACCGGGCCGCGCTCTGCTCGACCCGTCCGGCCTGGTCGACGACCATCTGCTCCGGTCGGGCGACACCTGCGTCCTCGACGATGAAAACCGCCGGTGGACCTACGACCAGGGCATGCTGATCGACGGATTGGTCGCGCTGTATCAGGCCACCGGCAACGATGCCCCGCGCGCCGCGGCCGACCGGATCGCCGCGGCCGCGACCCGCGACGGCTCGCCGTTCATCCGGGACGGCATCCTCGTCGAGGCCGCCGCCACCGATTGTCCCGGCACCGGCTGCCGCGACGTGGAGACCTTCAAAGGCGTTTTCGTCCGCGCCTACCGGGACCTGCTCGACACCGGCCGCTCCACCGCCGCCACCGCGGAATTCCTTACCCGCCAAGCCGATTCGCTACGCGACCGGGGCGACGAGTACGGATTCCGTTGGCGCGGGCCGGTCGCCGAGGACGACCGGCCCAATTTCGCGACCCAGGCGGCGGCCGTCGACGCCCTCACAGCTGCGATTGCACCTGGCTCGCAACGAGTTCCAGATGAGCCAGGTCGGTGA
- a CDS encoding threonine aldolase family protein yields METTDAIRRHNPAVREFASDNWAGAHPEILAALALANGGHQPPYGADDYTVALQRIFAGHFGETARAYPVFSGTGANIVALQALLPRWGAVITAETAHIFGDECGAAEKVAGIKVYPVPTPDGKLTPELIDRQAWGWGNERRAQPLAVSITQSTEQGTCYTAEEIQAICAHAHERGMLVHVDGARLANAAASLGVPLRAFTTDAGVDIVSFGGTKNGLILGEVVLVLAEHIHDIEYLRMLSTQLASKMRFVSVQFEALLGGDLWLRNATHANAMAARLAAGVRAIDGVGIARPVESNAVFALLPRPVIERLGKRHRFHVWDEDTGEVRLMCSFDTTPDDVDAFVAALDEEMRS; encoded by the coding sequence GTGGAAACCACCGATGCCATCCGCAGACATAATCCCGCCGTACGCGAATTCGCCAGCGACAATTGGGCCGGGGCGCATCCCGAGATACTCGCCGCGCTCGCGCTCGCCAACGGCGGACATCAGCCGCCCTACGGCGCCGACGACTACACGGTCGCGCTGCAACGGATCTTCGCCGGACACTTCGGCGAAACGGCCAGGGCCTATCCGGTTTTCAGCGGCACCGGCGCCAATATCGTTGCGCTGCAGGCGCTGCTGCCGCGCTGGGGTGCGGTGATCACGGCGGAGACCGCGCATATCTTCGGCGACGAGTGCGGCGCCGCCGAAAAAGTGGCCGGTATCAAGGTTTATCCGGTGCCGACCCCGGACGGCAAGCTCACGCCCGAACTCATCGACCGGCAGGCGTGGGGCTGGGGCAACGAGCGTCGCGCCCAGCCGCTGGCCGTATCGATCACCCAGAGCACCGAACAGGGCACCTGCTATACCGCTGAGGAGATCCAGGCGATCTGCGCGCACGCGCACGAGCGCGGCATGCTGGTACACGTCGACGGCGCGCGGCTGGCCAACGCCGCGGCCTCGCTCGGAGTTCCGTTGCGCGCCTTCACCACCGACGCCGGCGTCGATATCGTCTCGTTCGGCGGCACCAAGAACGGCCTGATCCTCGGTGAGGTGGTGCTCGTCCTAGCCGAGCACATTCACGACATCGAATATCTGCGCATGCTCAGCACCCAGCTCGCCTCCAAAATGCGTTTCGTCTCGGTGCAATTCGAGGCGCTGCTCGGCGGCGACCTCTGGCTGCGCAACGCCACCCATGCCAACGCCATGGCCGCCCGGCTCGCGGCTGGAGTACGCGCGATCGACGGTGTCGGCATCGCCAGGCCGGTCGAATCGAACGCCGTCTTCGCGCTCTTGCCCCGGCCGGTCATCGAACGGCTGGGCAAACGTCACCGGTTCCACGTCTGGGACGAGGACACGGGCGAGGTGCGCCTGATGTGTTCGTTCGATACGACACCCGATGACGTCGACGCGTTCGTCGCGGCACTGGACGAGGAGATGCGCAGCTGA
- a CDS encoding gluconokinase, producing MTDLPNPLVVVMGVSGSGKTTVGEELAARLGVEYAEGDDFHPAANVAKMSAGIPLTDADRAPWLDLIAAWLAGHADRGGVVTCSALKHGYRDRLRTAAPHLFLLELEVPRDELLRRLNSRVGHFMPASLLDSQLAALEPLTADEIGASIDADRPPGDVVVEALAALGVTSR from the coding sequence TTGACCGATCTACCCAACCCGCTCGTTGTCGTGATGGGGGTGTCCGGGTCGGGTAAGACGACGGTCGGCGAGGAATTGGCGGCGCGGTTGGGCGTCGAATACGCCGAGGGCGACGATTTCCATCCGGCCGCCAACGTGGCGAAGATGTCCGCGGGTATTCCGCTCACCGACGCCGACCGCGCGCCATGGCTGGATCTCATCGCGGCCTGGCTCGCCGGGCACGCGGATCGCGGCGGCGTCGTCACCTGTTCGGCGCTCAAGCACGGCTACCGGGACCGGCTGCGCACGGCCGCGCCGCACCTCTTCCTCCTGGAGCTCGAGGTGCCGCGCGATGAGCTGCTGCGCCGATTGAACTCGCGCGTCGGGCATTTCATGCCCGCGAGCCTGCTCGACTCGCAATTGGCCGCGCTGGAGCCGCTGACCGCCGACGAGATCGGCGCGAGCATCGACGCCGACCGCCCACCAGGTGATGTCGTCGTCGAAGCGCTTGCGGCGCTCGGCGTTACCAGCCGATGA